In Trifolium pratense cultivar HEN17-A07 linkage group LG7, ARS_RC_1.1, whole genome shotgun sequence, a genomic segment contains:
- the LOC123896853 gene encoding 1-aminocyclopropane-1-carboxylate oxidase homolog 1-like, translating into MGSSSTIEAKFKFNCDNSLQERKAFDETKAGVKGLVDQGILKIPTLFHHPPNNFSKATNSTNTKHTIPVIDFSNTRQEIISKVREASETWGFFQVVNHAIPLNVLEDMKDGGLRFFEQDTEVKKEMYTRVRTGPFIYNSNFDLYNSPALSWRDTFACHFAPNAPPKPEELPVVCRDILLDYGEHVVKLGMTLFELLSEALGFNPNHLKDMDCSKAIMLLSNYYPACPEPELTMGLTKHSDSSFITLLLQDHIGGLQILHQDNWIDVRPIPGAIVVNIGDVMQLVTNDRFKSVEHRVLSNTIGPRISVACFFRGQEKLYGPIKELLSEDNPPRYRETTFSDYLAHFYAKGLDGISAIEYFKL; encoded by the exons ATGGGTTCTTCTAGTACTATTGAAGCCaagttcaaattcaattgtGATAATAGCCTACAAGAACGCAAAGCATTTGATGAAACAAAAGCTGGTGTTAAAGGCCTTGTTGATCAAGGtattctcaaaatcccaaccTTATTTCATCATCCACCGAATAACTTTTCAAAGGCCACAAATTCAACCAACACAAAACATACTATTCCTGTTATAGATTTTTCAAATACAAGGCAAGAAATTATAAGCAAAGTAAGGGAAGCTTCTGAGACATGGGGTTTCTTTCAAGTTGTTAATCATGCTATTCCTTTGAATGTTCTTGAGGATATGAAAGATGGGGGGCTTAGATTCTTTGAACAAGACACTGAAGTGAAAAAAGAGATGTATACTAGAGTTAGAACAGGTCCATTCATTTATAATAGTAATTTTGATTTGTATAATTCACCAGCACTTAGTTGGAGGGATACTTTTGCATGTCACTTTGCTCCAAATGCTCCTCCAAAACCAGAAGAATTACCAGTTGTGTGCAG GGATATACTTCTAGATTATGGAGAACATGTAGTGAAACTTGGAATGACACTCTTTGAATTACTATCAGAAGCTCTTGGATTTAATCCAAACCATTTAAAAGACATGGATTGTTCTAAGGCGATTATGTTACTTAGCAACTACTATCCTGCTTGTCCTGAACCAGAATTAACTATGGGACTCACCAAACACTCGGATAGTAGTTTTATCACATTGCTTTTACAAGATCATATTGGCGGTCTTCAAATTCTTCATCAGGACAATTGGATTGATGTACGACCAATACCCGGGGCTATTGTTGTTAATATTGGTGATGTTATGCAG CTTGTAACAAATGACAGGTTCAAGAGTGTTGAACATAGAGTATTGTCCAATACCATTGGTCCCAGAATATCTGTTGCATGCTTTTTCAGGGGACAAGAAAAGTTGTATGGACCTATAAAAGAATTATTATCAGAAGACAATCCTCCCAGATACAGAGAAACCACTTTTTCTGATTATTTAGCTCACTTCTATGCAAAAGGGCTTGATGGCATATCTGCTATTGAATATTTCAAGCTTTGA